The following coding sequences are from one Lolium rigidum isolate FL_2022 chromosome 6, APGP_CSIRO_Lrig_0.1, whole genome shotgun sequence window:
- the LOC124665661 gene encoding hexokinase-8-like: MAEQVVADLRERCATPVSLLRDVAAEMAGEMRAGLEKEGGSRVKMLLSYVDKLPTGREEGLFYGLDLGGTNFRVLKVQLGGNDQRIANRESRAVAIPPHLMSGSSSELFGFIASELAKFVADENKGNSFSSGKKRELGFTFSFPVRQHSIASGTLVKWTKAFCIEDAVGEDVVVKLQTAMKKQGVDIHVAALINDAVGTLAGARYYDEDVIAGVIFGTGTNAAYVEKANAIPKWEGDLPESGDMVINMEWGNFYSCHLPVTEYDQALDKESLNPGEQIYEKLTSGMYLGEIVRRVLLKLSLKSAIFGEIDHTKLKTHFHLRTPHISAMHHDETPDLKIVAEKLEETLGIAGTSLEAREMVVKIIDIITRRAARLAAAGLTGILKKLGRDGSIDKRRSVIAIDGGLFEHYAKFSKCLATTLSELVGEELSKSVVVKHADEGPGIGAALIAASHSQYGNVEGNPDVKY, from the exons ATGGCGGAGCAGGTGGTGGCGGACCTCCGAGAGAGGTGCGCGACGCCAGTGTCGCTGCTGCGCGACGTGGCGGCGGAGATGGCCGGCGAGATGCGCGCGGGACTGGAGAAGGAGGGTGGCAGCAGGGTCAAGATGCTGCTCTCCTACGTTGACAAGCTCCCCACTGG GCGAGAGGAAGGTTTGTTCTATGGATTGGACCTAGGAGGGACAAACTTCCGCGTCTTGAAGGTGCAACTAGGTGGTAACGATCAGCGTATTGCTAACCGTGAGTCCAGAGCAGTCGCCATTCCACCCCATTTGATGTCAGGGAGCTCCTCG GAATTGTTTGGTTTCATTGCTTCTGAATTAGCCAAGTTTGTTGCTGATGAAAATAAGGGTAATAGCTTTTCAAGTGGCAAGAAACGAGAACTAGGATTCACATTTTCTTTCCCAGTGAGACAACACTCTATTGCATCGGGCACCCTTGTCAAGTGGACAAAGGCATTTTGTATAGAAGATGCT GTGGGTGAAGATGTGGTGGTTAAGCTGCAAACGGCTATGAAGAAGCAAGGTGTAGACATACATGTGGCTGCACTG ATCAATGACGCTGTTGGGACATTGGCTGGAGCCAGATACTATGATGAAGATGTTATTGCGGGTGTGATATTTGGTACTGGTACAAATGCTGCCTATGTTGAGAAGGCGAATGCTATACCAAAATGGGAAGGAGATCTACCGGAGTCAGGGGATATG GTGATTAATATGGAATGGGGTAACTTCTATTCATGCCATCTTCCAGTAACTGAATACGATCAAGCATTAGATAAGGAAAGCTTAAATCCGGGAGAGCAG ATCTACGAGAAGTTAACCTCAGGAATGTATTTAGGTGAAATAGTTAGGAGGGTATTGCTTAAACTGTCCCTGAAATCTGCAATTTTTGGTGAAATTGACCATACTAAGCTCAAAACTCATTTCCATCTGCG GACTCCACATATTTCTGCAATGCATCACGATGAAACACCTGATCTGAAGATTGTGGCAGAaaaactggaagaaaccctaggg ATTGCAGGCACATCCTTAGAGGCGCGGGAAATGGTCGTCAAAATTATTGACATTATCACAAGAAGGGCAGCCCGGTTGGCTGCAGCAGGCCTTACAGGGATCCTCAAGAAGCTTGGGAGAGATGGCTCCATCGACAAGCGTCGGTCAGTCATCGCCATTGATGGAGGACTGTTCGAAcactatgccaagttcagcaagtgcttgGCAACTACTCTAAGTGAACTGGTAGGAGAGGAGTTGTCTAAGTCAGTAGTCGTCAAACACGCAGATGAAGGTCCGGGGATCGGAGCTGCCCTGATTGCTGCTTCCCATTCTCAATACGGAAATGTCGAGGGGAACCCGGATGTTAAATATTAG